In Clostridium sp. SY8519, one genomic interval encodes:
- the ablA gene encoding lysine 2,3-aminomutase — protein sequence MRKSRENGLFADVPDVEWNDWKWQLRNRITTVDDLKKYMNLTQEEEEGIHECLKTLRMAITPYYLSLIDLDDPDDPIRKQAIPTKKELHVSDADLTDPLHEDTDSPVPGLTHRYPDRVLFLITDQCSMYCRHCTRRRFAGQHDCSVPDNQIEKCLDYIRRHPEVRDVLLSGGDALMINDNKLEYIISELRKIPHVEIVRIGSRTPVVCPQRITPELVNMLKKYHPIWLNTHFNHPREITEESAAACARLADAGIPLGNQSVLLAGINDCVHVMMKLMHELVRIRVRPYYIYQCDLSQGLEHFRTPVSKGIEIAEALRGHTSGFAVPTFVVDAPGGGGKIPVMPDYVISQTPGKVILRNYEGVITTYTEPTHYENKCNCPVCRGEQKAHVVGVAALEQGLAMTIEPADLARFRRTSEKV from the coding sequence ATGAGAAAAAGCAGAGAAAACGGATTATTTGCAGATGTTCCGGATGTGGAGTGGAATGACTGGAAATGGCAGCTGCGCAACCGGATTACCACGGTAGATGATCTGAAAAAATACATGAATCTGACACAGGAGGAAGAAGAGGGGATCCATGAGTGTCTGAAAACTCTGCGTATGGCGATTACACCGTATTATCTGTCACTGATTGATCTGGATGATCCGGATGATCCGATCCGAAAACAGGCGATTCCGACGAAAAAGGAACTGCATGTATCCGACGCGGATCTGACCGATCCGCTGCATGAAGACACGGATTCTCCGGTACCGGGACTTACCCACCGCTATCCGGACCGCGTCCTGTTTCTGATTACGGACCAGTGCTCCATGTACTGCAGACACTGCACCAGAAGAAGATTTGCCGGTCAGCATGACTGCAGCGTGCCGGACAATCAGATCGAAAAATGTCTGGATTATATCCGCCGTCATCCGGAAGTCAGAGACGTGCTTTTATCCGGCGGCGACGCCCTGATGATCAATGACAATAAGCTGGAATATATCATTTCCGAACTGCGGAAGATTCCGCATGTGGAAATTGTGCGGATCGGCTCCCGGACACCGGTGGTATGCCCGCAGCGGATCACACCGGAACTGGTGAATATGTTAAAGAAATATCATCCCATCTGGCTGAATACCCATTTCAATCATCCGCGTGAAATCACAGAAGAGAGCGCGGCAGCCTGCGCGAGACTGGCGGACGCCGGTATTCCGCTGGGCAATCAGAGCGTGCTTCTGGCAGGCATCAATGACTGTGTGCACGTAATGATGAAACTGATGCACGAGCTGGTACGCATCCGTGTGCGTCCGTACTACATTTATCAGTGCGATCTGTCCCAGGGGCTGGAGCATTTCCGCACACCGGTATCCAAAGGAATCGAGATCGCGGAGGCTCTGCGGGGACACACATCCGGATTTGCGGTACCGACCTTCGTAGTAGACGCTCCCGGCGGCGGCGGCAAGATTCCTGTAATGCCGGATTACGTGATTTCCCAGACACCTGGTAAAGTGATCCTTCGAAACTACGAGGGTGTGATCACGACCTACACAGAACCGACACATTATGAGAACAAGTGCAACTGCCCGGTATGCCGCGGGGAGCAGAAGGCCCATGTGGTAGGGGTTGCCGCACTGGAGCAGGGACTGGCCATGACCATTGAACCGGCTGACCTGGCGCGTTTCCGCAGGACTAGTGAAAAAGTCTGA
- a CDS encoding DMT family transporter, whose amino-acid sequence MNRNRRRQKKELIGVLCLLAAAVIWGSAFSAQSIGAEYVDAYTFLAGRSWIAVAAMLPVIALTDQLKKRSSRQPGSADGKAGSPEAAAVPDRERARHRKTLWTGGLLCGFLLFAAGAAQQIGIAHTTTAKSGFITALYVVLVPLISLFVFRRGQGLKIWICVILSVAGLYLLCMRGRMTLGYGDAMTLLSAVLFALQIIGIGRFVSRTDAVRLSALQFFFEAIFATAAMLILERPGTDAVLRALPALLYVGLLSSAAGYTLQTIGQKDLNPTVASLLMSLESVFSAVFGWIILGQALTLRELTGCALMFLGILLSQLPLERMLRGRKTPDPAGEGKSLQGTGQKAEREPKEKAEGEL is encoded by the coding sequence ATGAACAGGAACAGAAGAAGACAGAAGAAGGAACTGATCGGTGTTCTTTGCCTGCTGGCGGCGGCGGTTATCTGGGGGTCGGCATTTTCGGCACAGAGTATCGGCGCGGAATATGTGGATGCGTATACATTTCTGGCAGGCAGGAGCTGGATTGCTGTGGCAGCCATGCTGCCGGTGATCGCTCTTACGGATCAGCTGAAAAAACGAAGCAGCAGACAGCCGGGGAGTGCAGACGGGAAGGCAGGCAGCCCGGAAGCGGCGGCCGTACCGGACCGGGAGCGTGCCAGACACAGGAAGACCCTCTGGACCGGCGGACTGCTCTGCGGATTTCTGCTGTTTGCCGCCGGCGCGGCACAGCAGATCGGGATTGCACATACCACGACTGCAAAATCCGGCTTTATTACCGCATTGTATGTTGTACTGGTTCCGCTGATCAGTCTGTTTGTCTTTCGCAGAGGCCAGGGACTGAAAATCTGGATCTGCGTCATACTGAGTGTAGCCGGGCTGTATCTGCTGTGTATGCGGGGAAGAATGACACTGGGGTATGGCGATGCAATGACCCTGCTCAGCGCGGTGCTGTTTGCGCTGCAGATTATCGGGATTGGCCGTTTTGTCTCGCGCACCGACGCGGTGCGGCTTTCGGCACTTCAGTTTTTCTTTGAAGCCATATTTGCCACAGCGGCAATGCTGATTCTGGAACGTCCGGGAACCGACGCGGTGCTGCGGGCGCTGCCGGCATTGCTGTATGTGGGACTTTTGAGCAGCGCGGCGGGCTATACGCTGCAGACCATCGGGCAGAAGGATCTGAATCCGACGGTAGCGAGCCTTCTGATGAGCCTGGAGAGTGTATTCAGCGCGGTGTTTGGCTGGATCATTCTGGGACAGGCACTGACGCTGCGGGAACTGACGGGCTGTGCTCTGATGTTCCTTGGCATTCTGCTGTCCCAACTGCCGCTGGAACGTATGCTGCGCGGCAGAAAGACACCGGATCCGGCAGGAGAGGGGAAATCTCTTCAGGGGACAGGACAGAAAGCTGAACGGGAGCCGAAGGAAAAGGCCGAAGGGGAACTGTGA
- a CDS encoding 3-keto-5-aminohexanoate cleavage protein: MEKLIITACICGAEVTKEHNPAVPYTVEEIAREAKSAYDAGASIIHLHVREDDGTPTQSRERFAECMEAIRGLCPDVIIQPSTGGAVGMSNEERLAPTALRPEMATLDCGTCNFGGDEIFVNTENMIRAFAENMKEYGIKPELEVFDKGMVDMAIRLHRKGFIQAPMHFDFVMGVNGGISGEPRDLLFMAESIPAGSTWTVSGVGKAEYPMITMGILMGGHVRVGFEDNVYLEKGVLAESNGAMVEKVVRIAKELGRAVASPAEAREILGLLPR; the protein is encoded by the coding sequence ATGGAGAAGCTGATCATAACCGCTTGTATCTGCGGCGCGGAAGTTACCAAAGAACATAATCCGGCGGTTCCTTATACCGTGGAGGAGATTGCGCGGGAAGCAAAAAGCGCGTATGACGCAGGCGCTTCCATCATCCATCTGCATGTGCGGGAAGACGACGGCACGCCGACTCAGAGCAGAGAGCGGTTTGCGGAATGCATGGAAGCGATCCGCGGCCTGTGTCCGGATGTGATTATTCAGCCATCCACCGGCGGCGCAGTGGGGATGAGCAACGAAGAGCGGCTGGCTCCGACGGCGCTGCGACCGGAAATGGCGACGCTGGACTGCGGTACCTGCAATTTCGGCGGAGATGAGATCTTTGTAAATACCGAGAATATGATCCGCGCGTTTGCGGAAAATATGAAGGAATACGGGATTAAGCCGGAGCTGGAGGTGTTTGACAAGGGCATGGTGGATATGGCCATCCGCCTGCACCGCAAAGGCTTTATCCAGGCGCCGATGCATTTTGATTTTGTTATGGGGGTCAACGGGGGAATTTCAGGAGAACCCAGGGATCTGCTGTTTATGGCAGAAAGCATTCCGGCCGGTTCCACCTGGACGGTATCCGGTGTCGGCAAGGCAGAGTATCCGATGATCACCATGGGAATTCTGATGGGCGGCCATGTGCGCGTGGGATTTGAGGATAATGTATATCTGGAAAAGGGGGTTCTTGCCGAATCCAACGGCGCCATGGTTGAGAAAGTGGTACGAATCGCAAAAGAACTGGGCCGCGCAGTGGCGTCTCCGGCGGAAGCCAGGGAGATCTTAGGGCTTTTGCCGCGATAA
- a CDS encoding PucR family transcriptional regulator, giving the protein MALSIKDIIERNFFPGTVLMTGRESAGNLIGWVNVQEILDSTDMVQPGELLLTTGYDLGDFRQHQNLIPRMKSRGVVGMMIQTGYYQESVPVYLLEAGRKYHFPILELPAKYSFSEVLRTLITEISKDTVLDNHSFLDSRYFLPFIRERCLYARKNRDLSNEIIWLTAVSAANVYVEDTIELKEAYSRIRTVLMQNSSTFIGDSASGGQAVYCVALENAEQLKVMGSSLQVLLTELSDNRELQLFAAMDEVRELGDLEVSFRHCTKIFEMFHGIRALRGVCRYQHVDFLRRFSDLYRDNQIFARSNEVLQILLRKDREGEGDYLHTLRVLIEEQGNITKTAKRLFVHRHTLQNRLQVIWDLTGMDYEDYYSRLFLSLSMLIYDYYGI; this is encoded by the coding sequence ATGGCGCTTAGCATCAAAGACATCATTGAACGAAACTTTTTCCCAGGTACGGTTCTTATGACCGGGCGGGAGAGCGCGGGCAATCTGATCGGCTGGGTCAATGTGCAGGAAATCCTGGATTCCACGGATATGGTACAGCCGGGGGAACTGCTGCTGACCACCGGGTATGACCTGGGGGATTTCCGCCAGCATCAGAACCTGATTCCACGCATGAAGTCCCGGGGTGTGGTGGGGATGATGATTCAGACCGGCTATTATCAGGAATCCGTGCCGGTCTATCTTCTGGAGGCCGGCCGCAAGTATCATTTTCCGATTCTGGAACTGCCGGCAAAATACAGTTTTTCCGAGGTGCTGCGCACCCTGATTACCGAAATCAGCAAAGATACTGTGCTGGACAATCATAGTTTTTTGGACAGCAGGTATTTTCTGCCCTTTATCCGGGAACGCTGCCTGTACGCCAGGAAGAACCGGGATCTTTCCAATGAGATCATCTGGCTTACGGCGGTTTCCGCGGCAAATGTATACGTGGAGGATACGATTGAGCTAAAGGAGGCCTATAGCAGGATCCGTACCGTTCTGATGCAGAACAGCAGCACCTTCATCGGAGATTCGGCATCCGGAGGACAGGCCGTGTATTGCGTGGCACTGGAAAACGCCGAACAGCTGAAAGTGATGGGCAGCAGTCTGCAGGTGCTTTTGACAGAACTTTCCGATAATCGGGAACTCCAGCTGTTTGCCGCAATGGATGAAGTCCGGGAACTGGGGGATCTGGAAGTGAGTTTTCGCCACTGCACGAAAATTTTCGAGATGTTCCATGGGATCCGTGCCCTGCGTGGGGTGTGCCGCTATCAGCATGTGGACTTCCTGCGCCGGTTTTCGGATCTGTACCGGGACAATCAGATTTTCGCGCGGAGCAATGAAGTGCTGCAGATCCTGCTGCGCAAGGACAGGGAAGGAGAAGGCGACTACCTGCATACACTCCGTGTGCTGATCGAGGAACAGGGCAATATCACCAAAACAGCCAAGCGCCTATTTGTGCACCGGCACACCCTGCAGAACCGTCTGCAGGTCATCTGGGATCTGACCGGAATGGATTATGAGGATTATTATTCCCGGCTGTTTCTGAGTCTTTCCATGCTGATTTATGATTATTACGGAATCTGA
- a CDS encoding OAM dimerization domain-containing protein yields MSSGLYNMNRADFDKTLDLTKIKPYGDTMNDGKVQLSFTLPVKNDERGEEAARQLARQMGLEDINVTYKGTLDQEFTFYIVYGSCVHTVDYTNIHVQTVEEETMGMEEVDDFIREHFGRKIVVVGASTGTDAHTVGIDAIMNRKGFAGHYGLERYEMIDAYNLGSQVPNEEFIEKAKELHADVLLVSQTVTQKDIHVKNLTNLVELLEAEELRDKFVLICGGARITHELAKELGYDAGFGAGKFADDVATFAVTEMVRRGFH; encoded by the coding sequence ATGAGCAGCGGATTGTATAATATGAACCGGGCGGATTTTGACAAAACCCTGGATCTTACGAAAATCAAACCTTACGGCGACACCATGAACGATGGCAAAGTGCAGCTCAGTTTTACACTTCCGGTAAAAAATGACGAAAGAGGAGAAGAAGCCGCCAGACAGCTGGCACGTCAGATGGGGCTGGAAGATATCAACGTTACTTACAAGGGTACCCTGGATCAGGAATTTACCTTCTATATCGTATACGGGAGCTGTGTGCACACCGTAGACTATACCAATATCCATGTGCAGACGGTGGAAGAAGAGACCATGGGCATGGAAGAGGTGGATGACTTTATCCGGGAGCATTTCGGCAGAAAGATCGTAGTAGTGGGGGCCTCCACGGGGACAGACGCGCATACCGTAGGAATTGATGCCATTATGAACCGCAAGGGATTCGCGGGGCATTACGGCCTGGAACGCTACGAAATGATCGACGCCTACAATCTGGGCAGTCAGGTGCCGAATGAGGAATTTATCGAAAAAGCGAAGGAGCTTCACGCAGATGTACTGTTAGTATCCCAGACGGTTACACAGAAGGATATTCATGTGAAGAATCTGACAAACCTGGTGGAACTGCTGGAAGCAGAAGAACTTCGCGACAAATTTGTCCTGATCTGCGGCGGCGCGCGCATTACGCATGAGCTGGCCAAGGAACTGGGCTATGACGCCGGATTCGGCGCAGGCAAATTCGCGGATGATGTGGCGACCTTTGCTGTGACGGAGATGGTCAGACGAGGGTTTCATTAA
- a CDS encoding TIGR04100 family radical SAM protein, whose product MSLQEEIGTVFYSYGDGLYANITNRCPCRCEFCVRNETEGLGSAESLWLKREPSAAEIRTLFDAWDTTPFRELVFCGYGEPTERLEELLETAAYVREKSGLQIRINTNGLSDLIHGKDTAPLLEGLVDTVSVSLNQCTAQKYDALCHPKFGPAAYEALLRYTRRVQQYVPHVAMSVVGVIPQEDIARCREIAAGFGIALRVR is encoded by the coding sequence ATGAGTTTGCAGGAAGAGATCGGCACAGTATTCTACAGCTACGGGGACGGGCTGTACGCAAATATTACGAACCGCTGCCCCTGCCGGTGTGAGTTCTGTGTCCGCAATGAGACAGAAGGGCTGGGAAGCGCGGAGTCGCTTTGGCTGAAAAGAGAGCCGTCTGCGGCGGAGATCCGCACCCTGTTTGATGCCTGGGACACCACACCGTTTCGTGAGCTTGTATTCTGCGGTTATGGCGAACCGACCGAGCGGCTGGAAGAGCTTTTGGAGACCGCCGCATATGTCAGAGAGAAGTCCGGGCTTCAGATCCGGATCAATACCAACGGATTAAGCGATCTGATCCACGGGAAAGATACCGCGCCCCTGCTGGAGGGGCTTGTGGACACCGTGTCCGTCAGTCTGAATCAGTGTACGGCACAGAAGTATGATGCGCTGTGCCACCCGAAGTTCGGCCCGGCAGCTTATGAGGCACTGCTTCGGTATACCCGGCGTGTACAGCAGTATGTTCCCCATGTGGCAATGTCGGTCGTGGGGGTCATTCCCCAGGAGGATATCGCGCGCTGCAGAGAGATTGCGGCCGGATTCGGTATCGCGCTGCGGGTGCGCTGA
- a CDS encoding hotdog fold domain-containing protein, whose amino-acid sequence MKSMIRLRMSAHDAHYGGNLVDGARMLGLFGDVATELLIMNDGDEGLFKAYDNVEFLAPVYAGDYIEAVGEIVETGNSSRKMVFEARKVIAPRPDINDSACDVLEEPIVVCRASGTCVVLKDRQRGKK is encoded by the coding sequence ATGAAATCCATGATTCGACTGAGAATGAGTGCCCATGACGCGCACTACGGAGGCAATCTGGTGGACGGCGCCCGGATGCTGGGCCTGTTCGGCGATGTGGCAACAGAACTTCTGATCATGAATGATGGTGACGAAGGACTGTTTAAAGCATATGACAATGTGGAGTTTCTTGCGCCGGTATATGCCGGAGATTATATCGAGGCAGTGGGAGAGATCGTTGAGACAGGAAACTCTTCCAGAAAGATGGTATTTGAAGCCCGCAAAGTGATTGCGCCCCGTCCGGATATCAACGATTCCGCCTGTGATGTGCTGGAGGAACCGATTGTGGTATGCAGGGCCAGCGGTACCTGTGTGGTGCTGAAGGACAGACAGAGGGGCAAAAAGTAA
- a CDS encoding lysine 5,6-aminomutase subunit alpha produces MTDMSKLGLNQELIDQARASAHNVAVDVQAFIDDHTTVTVERAVCRLLGIDGVNEVDVPLPNVVVDHLAERNALSTGAAFYLGNAMAELSLSPQQIAEKVDAGEVDLTKLPLHPEEEIRAAVQPVAEAMTERIAANVKKRNDYLDSFGDKEGPYLYLIVATGNIYEDITQAVAAAKQGADIIAVIRTTGQSLLDYVPYGATTEGFGGTYATQENFRLMREALDKVGEEQHRYIRLCNYCSGLCMPEIAAMGAMERLDVMLNDALYGILFRDINMQRTLIDQYFSRVINGYAGVIINTGEDNYLTTADAIEEAHTVLASQFLNEQFALEAGLPPQQQGLGHAFEMSPEVEDAFLLELAQAQMAREIFPDAPLKYMPPTKFMTGNIFRGHIQDALFNMVTIMTGQKIHLLGMMTEAIHTPFMSDRALAIENAQYIFRTMKDFGSEITFREGGIIQSRAQEVLRKAADLLAQIEQQGMFATLEKGTFADIRRPMDGGKGLDGVVVKDHAYFNPFIALMKKEV; encoded by the coding sequence ATGACAGATATGAGTAAATTAGGGTTAAATCAGGAGCTCATCGATCAGGCCCGCGCCAGTGCCCACAATGTGGCCGTGGATGTACAGGCATTCATCGATGACCATACAACGGTGACAGTAGAGCGTGCCGTATGCCGGCTCCTGGGGATTGACGGAGTGAATGAAGTGGATGTCCCGCTGCCGAACGTGGTGGTGGATCATCTGGCAGAGCGTAACGCGCTGTCCACCGGCGCCGCTTTTTATCTCGGCAATGCCATGGCAGAACTGTCACTGTCTCCGCAGCAGATTGCGGAAAAAGTAGATGCCGGGGAAGTGGATCTGACCAAACTGCCGCTGCATCCGGAAGAAGAAATCCGCGCAGCCGTGCAGCCGGTGGCAGAAGCCATGACAGAACGCATCGCAGCCAATGTAAAGAAAAGAAATGATTATCTGGATTCTTTTGGTGACAAAGAAGGTCCGTACCTGTATCTGATCGTTGCTACAGGCAATATTTACGAAGATATCACCCAGGCTGTGGCAGCGGCCAAACAGGGCGCGGACATTATCGCGGTCATCCGCACCACGGGACAGAGCCTTCTGGATTATGTGCCCTACGGCGCTACCACCGAGGGATTCGGAGGAACTTACGCCACACAGGAAAATTTCCGCCTGATGCGGGAAGCGCTGGACAAAGTAGGGGAAGAGCAGCACCGTTATATCCGGCTGTGCAATTACTGCTCCGGACTCTGCATGCCGGAAATCGCCGCCATGGGCGCGATGGAACGCTTAGACGTCATGCTGAATGACGCGCTGTACGGCATTTTGTTCCGTGACATCAATATGCAGCGGACGCTGATTGACCAGTATTTTTCCCGTGTAATCAACGGATACGCCGGCGTGATCATCAATACCGGCGAAGATAATTATCTGACCACGGCAGACGCTATTGAAGAAGCCCATACCGTGCTGGCTTCCCAGTTCCTGAATGAGCAGTTTGCGCTGGAGGCGGGACTTCCGCCGCAGCAGCAGGGCCTGGGACATGCGTTTGAAATGTCTCCGGAAGTGGAAGACGCATTCCTGCTGGAACTGGCACAGGCGCAGATGGCACGGGAGATTTTCCCGGACGCACCGCTGAAATACATGCCTCCGACCAAATTTATGACCGGAAATATCTTCCGCGGCCATATTCAGGACGCATTATTCAACATGGTGACGATTATGACTGGACAGAAGATTCATTTACTTGGTATGATGACAGAGGCGATTCATACGCCGTTTATGTCTGACCGGGCGCTGGCCATCGAAAACGCGCAGTATATTTTCCGAACCATGAAGGATTTCGGCAGTGAGATCACATTCCGGGAAGGCGGCATCATACAGTCCAGAGCACAGGAAGTGCTCCGCAAAGCAGCGGACCTGCTGGCGCAGATCGAACAGCAGGGAATGTTCGCCACACTGGAAAAAGGTACCTTTGCGGATATCAGGCGTCCCATGGACGGCGGCAAGGGGCTGGATGGCGTCGTGGTAAAGGATCACGCATACTTTAACCCGTTTATCGCACTTATGAAAAAGGAGGTTTGA
- a CDS encoding cob(I)yrinic acid a,c-diamide adenosyltransferase, whose translation MKGYVHIYEGDGKGKTTAAVGLAVRCAGSGQKVLFSQFLKGNTSSELQVLRNIPEVTVFENSNHYGFTFQMTDEEKGQARQHYRDHFRDVTEEAGKQQARLLVLDEIIDACNLGMVEEEEVCRFLRSRPQDMEVVMTGRNPSDQLLALADYVTHFAKIRHPYDQGVAARKGIEM comes from the coding sequence ATGAAAGGATATGTTCATATCTATGAAGGAGACGGCAAAGGCAAGACCACAGCGGCAGTCGGACTGGCGGTCCGGTGCGCCGGCAGCGGTCAGAAAGTCCTGTTCAGCCAGTTCCTGAAAGGCAATACCTCCAGCGAACTTCAGGTTCTCCGAAACATACCGGAAGTGACTGTTTTTGAAAATTCCAATCACTATGGTTTTACATTTCAGATGACCGATGAGGAAAAAGGACAGGCCAGACAGCATTACCGAGACCATTTCAGAGACGTTACAGAGGAAGCCGGGAAACAGCAGGCGCGTCTGCTGGTACTGGACGAGATCATTGACGCGTGCAATCTTGGAATGGTAGAGGAAGAAGAGGTCTGCCGCTTCCTCAGAAGCAGGCCACAGGACATGGAGGTCGTTATGACCGGTCGGAATCCGTCGGATCAGCTGCTTGCGCTGGCCGATTATGTGACGCATTTCGCCAAGATCCGGCATCCGTATGACCAGGGGGTCGCTGCCAGAAAGGGAATTGAAATGTAA